The DNA segment GAGCCGCCCTTCTTCCAGGACTTCAGCCTGGAGCCGTCGGGCGCCACGGCCAGCGTGCGCGGCGCGCGCGCTCTGGGTATCTTCGGCGATTCGGTGACCACCGACCATATCTCGCCGGCCGGCTCGATCAAGGACACCTCGCCCGCGGGCAAGTACCTGCAGGAGCATGGCGTGCTCAAGGCCGACTTCAACAGCTACGGTTCGCGCCGCGGTAACCATGAGGTGATGATGCGCGGCACCTTCGCCAACGTTCGCATCAAGAACCTGATGATCCCGCCCAAGCCGGACGGCGCACGCGTGGAAGGCGGCATTACCATCCACCAGCCCACCGGCGAGCAGATGTCGATCTACGACGCGGCCATGAAGTACGTCGCCGAGGGCACGCCCACGGTGGTGTTCGGCGGCGAGGAGTACGGCACCGGCTCGTCGCGCGACTGGGCCGCCAAGGGCACGCAGCTGCTGGGCGTGAAGGCCGTGGTGGCGCGCAGCTTCGAGCGGATCCACCGCTCCAACCTGGTTGGCATGGGCGTGCTGCCGCTGCAGTTCAAGGGCAGCGACAGCGCACAGACGCTGGGCATCACCGGGAACGAGACCTTCGACATCGAAGGCATCGAGGGCGACCTCAAGCCACAGCAGGACCTGGTGCTGGTGATCAAGCGCGCCAACGGCGACGTGCAGCGCGTGCCGGTGTTGCTGCGCATCGACACGCCGATCGAGGTCGATTACTACAACCACGGCGGCATCCTGCCGTTCGTGCTGCGTCAGCTGCTGGCAGCCGCCTGACGCCCCGCGGACCGCGATCCGCGATCCGCGAAAGCCAACGCCGCCTGCCCGGCCCCGTGACGCGGGGCCGGGCAGGCGGCGTTTGTCATTGTGAGCATGGTGCGGCCTCGGGATCACCTCGCGCCCCTGCGCCGTCTGGTGCCCGTGTAAGTTCCACGCAAGGCAGTGCTGCCACACTGTGTCCCAAAGAACAGCGGTCGCAACGACCCGGAGGCGGGGCCACCCCGCCTCAGACAGATACAGGAGACAACATGGCAAAGATCATCATCGCATTCGTCGTCATTGCCGGCGCGGCCCTCTACCTGCTGACCAAGGGCGGCAGCGACGTGTCGATTTCCGGCGAGCAGCACGGTGTCGAGACCCACGCACCGGCGGTGCCGGCAGCCAGCGAAAAGAAATAAGAGCGATCCTTCAGCCTCGCCAAGTACAAGGCGCAACGTATCGCGCGGCCGCCTTGTCAACGCAACGAGTAGAATACCGTTTTACGCATAAACGGACGGTTTCATTCTATGGCAGGTTTTCGCCCCAAGGCTTCCCCACGTCTTTCGCCCGACGCCGAGCGGTTGGTGGCCGATGCGCTCGCCCTCGACGCATCGGGCAGCCGCATGGAGGATGGCTACTGGGAACGGCGACTCTCGCAGCGCCTGGGCCGCCTGCTGAAGAACGGTAGCCAGACCGCGCTTGACGCGGCGTTGGAACACCTGTTCAAGCACAACGCCGACGCCTCCGACGTGCTGGCCGAGCAGGCCGAGACGCTGGCCGAATCGGCCACCATCGAGGTCGATGGCCAGCGCTACGACGCGCTGCTGATCGCCGCGCCGATCCTGGCGCACACGCGTTACGCCATCCCCTCGGGCGCGCTCAAGCCGGAGCTGGCCCAGACGCTGGCCGTGCACTTGCAGGCACATGTGCTGGCTTCGGCCACCAAGGTCGCGCTGTCGCCGTACCTGTACAGCATCGACCAGCTGCCGCGCACGCACAGCGACACGTTTGCGCTGACGCACAAGCTGGCCGCGGCCGCGCTGGCCGGCTCGGTGCCCAAGGTCGACCTGCGCGACCTGCCCGAGACCGCGCCGATCCTGGCCGACCCCCGCTACCTGCTGGCCGTGGTGGTGGCCCCGCACGAGCAGGCGCTGTTCCGCTGGCAGGAGGACGCCAAGGAGCACCATGCCGAGCGCTCGGTATGCCTGGAGCAATGGCGCAGCCAGGTCCAGCCATCGGTGGCGCTGCTGCTGCCGGGCTGCGAGTTCGAGTTGCTGTTGCCCGACGCCTTCTTCCTGTCGTGCCGCGAATCCGACAAGAGCATCCGCCCGCTGACGGTGCGCGCCGCCGTCAACTACCTGGCCGGCACGCTGGATATCTCCGCCGGCCAGCTGGCCGCGGTGGTGGCCGCGTTCGGCGAGGAAGTGGTCGAGGAATACCGCGTCGGCTTCACCATGCGCGGCGAGAAGGACGTGATCTACGGCATCGTCTGGCCGGTCTACGGCCGCGAAGCCGGCGAAGTCGATGCCGACGAGAAGGGCAACCCGCTCGAGCAGATCTGCGAGGAACTGCGCAATGCGGGCGTGGAAGACATCTTCCGCCACGCGGCGCTGTTCGATCCGGAGTACTGCGAGGATTGCGGCACGCCGCTGTATGCCGACCGCAATGGCGAGATCGTGCATGCAGAACTGCCGGAAGACGCGCCGACGCAGCAGCCGCTATTTCACTGAAATCCTGCGTCCTGGCAAGCAAACGGCCCGCATTGCGGGCCGTTTTTGTTTTCCTTGCTGGCTTCAGGCACCCCGCTCGCTGACGCAGCGCCACAGACCATGCCCCGAAGCCGCGTACTTGCGTTCGAACGGCGTCATCGCCTGCGCCGGCTGCCATGGCTCGACCACCTGCGCCGGACGACCTGCCAGCGCCAGCGCCTGCGCGAACTCGTCGATATAGACCTGCCAGTTGCTGCGGCATTCCAGGTATTCGCCGCACGCCGCCAGTGCCGGGAACACCGCATGGCCCTGCCAGCGCCGCCCCAGGTGGCCAATCTTTGGCCACGGGTTCGGGTACAGCACGTAGTGGCGCGCCACCGGCACCGCGTCGGCCTGCAGCATGCGCCAGACATCGACCAGGTCGGCCCGCGCCCAGCAGAAATTGGCCGGCATCGTTGCCTCGCCCCACCAGTCCTTGCCGGCCGCCAGGCGCTTTTCGGACTGGTCGACACCGATCACGTAGTGGTCCGGGAACGACGTCGCCAGCCGCAACGTGCTTTCGCCCACGCCGCACCCGGCATCCAGGATCAGCGGCGCGCCGCCGGCCTGCTGCCAGTTGTCGAGCGCTACGGCCAGCGCGCGGCGGCTGGCTTCGCCGATGGGCTTGCGGAACGGCTCGGCCAGGTGGCGCGCGACGCGCGCGGCCAAATGCTCGTGGACATCGGACTGCGCCGAAACGATGGTGCGGGAATTGGCAAACATGGCCGCCATTCTACCGGCGCCGAACCCGTCGGCTTGCACAGGACGCTGCAACCATGCCACTTTAGCGGCACAATGCGGGACAAACCGCCTGAGAACCCGTCCGCAAGCGCCGGACCCGTATGAGGAGCCAGCCCCATGCCATCGACAACCGCTACGTCCCGCCCGCCTGCCCGCCAGTCCGCTCCCCGCAATCTGCTCCACGCCACCGCCGCGCTGGTGCTGGGCAGCGCTGTTTTCACCGCCTTGGCGCTGCTGCCGGCCGGCGCCGCCCATGCCGAGGACCTGCGCATCGGGCTGGCCGCCGACGTCACCTCGATGGACCCGCACTGGAACAACGCCGGCCCCAACAACGCGATCGCGCTGCATGTTTTCGAGTCGCTGGTGTTCATGGACAAGAACGCCCGCTATATCCCCGGCCTGGCGCTGTCGTGGAAGCCGGTCAATGCCATCACCTGGGAAATCAAGCTGCGCCCCAACGTGAAGTGGCATGACGGCTCGCCCTTCACCAGCGAAGACGTCAAGGCCTCGCTGGAGCGCCCGGACAAGCTGACCAACAGCCCGGGCTCGTTCACGAGCTATACCAAGCCGATCGCCCGCATCGACACGCCCGATCCGCTGACGGTGCGCCTGACCATGAGCGTGCCCAACTACGCCAACCTGGCCAACGACCTGAACAGCGTGCCGATCATGCCGAAGAAGGTCGCCGCCACGCTGACGCAGGCCGATTTCGATTCGGGCAAGGCCATGATCGGCACCGGGCCATTCAAGTTCGTGCGCTTCGCGCGCGGGCAGGAAATCGTGATGGAGCGCAATCCTGACTACTGGGGGCCCAAGCCGGAGTGGGACCGTGCCGTGTTCCGGATCATCACCGACAACGGCGCGCGCAGCGCCGCGCTGCTGGCCGGCGACGTCGACGTGATCGAAAGCGTGCCATCGGCCGACGTGGCCAAGCTCAAGCAGAACCCGAAGTTCAAGGTCGAGCAGCAGGTGTCGTGGCGCACCATCTTCTGGCAAATGGACCAGTCGCGCGACAGCCCGCCCTTCGTCACCGACAAGGCCGGCAAGCCGCTCGGCAAGAACCCGTTCAAGGATGCACGCGTGCGTGCCGCGATCAGCAAGTCACTGAACCGCGACGCCATCGTCAACCGCATCATGGAAGGGCTGGCGGTGCCGGCGTCGTCGATCGTGTCGCCGCAGATCTTCGGGCATCCGGGCACCAAACCCGAAGCCTACGACCCGGAAGGCGCCAAGAAGCTGCTGGCCGCCGCTGGCTACCCGGACGGCTTCGGGCTGACGCTGCACGCCACCAACAACCGCTACCTGAACGACGCCGCGGTGGCGCAGGCCACCGCGAGCATGCTGACGCGCATCGGCATCCAGACCAAGGTCGAGACCATGCCGGTGGCGGCCTACTTCACGCGCGCGCGGCAGGGTGAGTTTGCCTTCCAGATGCTGGGCTGGGGCTCGGCGGCGGCTGATGTGGCGCTGCGCTCGATCACGGGCACGCCCAATCCCAAGACGGGGTATGGCACGTGGAACTGGGGCAAGTACAGCAATGCGCAGCTGGACCAGCTGATCGAGAAATCGCTGACCACCGTTTCCAGCGAGAAGGCACGCGAAGAGAACGCGCGCACGGCGGCAAAGTTTGCGCTGGCCGACCACGCGATCATTCCGTCGCACAGCCAGCTGGCGATGTGGGCGATGAAGAAGGGATTGAAGTATGAGGCGCGGACGGACGAGTGGTCGTTGGCGCAGTTTTTCCACAAGGAGTAAGCGCGGCGGCTCGTCATCAGCCCGCGGTTTTCTCCCTCTTCCGCTGAGGGGAGAGGGAGAACACCTTGCTTGGGCGAGTTCAGGCAGCTTGGGCGCACCCCACACCGCCCTCCCCTTTTCGTGTTTTCGCTTAGATCTTCAACCGTTCTTCCTGCCGCGCATTCGCCGCGCGCAGCTTCTGCACCCAGTCCCGCGCCGGCAGTCCGGTGGTGCTTTCGACCACCTCGGCACGCGCTTCCAGCACTTCCCACGCCACATCGATCTCGGGGCCGTTGAACGCCATCGCGATGATGTTGCCGTCATGCACCTCCGGGAACACCAGCACGCGGTTATCGAAGGCTTCGCAGATGCGCTCGATATTCTTCGGGAAGCTGTCGTGGTCGCCGAACAGGTTGATGGTCATCACGCCCGGCCCCTTCAGCGTGCGGCGGCAGGCGCGGTAGAACGCGGTGGTATCGAGCACCGGGCCGCGCGCGGTGGCGTCATACAGGTCTACCTGCAGCACGTCGATGGCGTCGGCGTGGGTGCCGTCCATCACGTAGTCCCACGCGTCCTGCTCGCGCACGGTCAGGCGCGCGTCGTCCTGGCGCAGGCCGAACATGCTGCGCCCGGCAATGATCACCGCCGGGTTCAGTTCGACCGCGGTCACGCGCGCGCGGCTGAACTGGCGATGGCAGAACTTGGTCAGTGCCGCCGCCCCGAGGCCGAGCTGCACCACATGGAACTCATCCACCGAGGGCGACAGGAACAGCAGCCACGCCATCATCTGCTGCGCGTATTCCAGCTCGATCGCATCCGGCTTGCGCAGGCGCATCGCCCCCTGCACCCACTCCGTGCCGAAATGGAGGTAGCGCACGCCATCCAGTTCGGAGAAGGTCACCGGCGCAAAGCGCGGCGTCATGCGTTTTTCTTCGCGTGCTGTGTCGGAGCCTGGCGCCTCGCCACGGTTGCGGTTTCCACGTGCCGGTCGGCGCGAGGCCACGGCTTCAATCGATTTGCGTTTCAGTAGGGTCATAGTGTCGAGAATTTCACGGCGGCCATGCACGGGCCGGCAGGCGCCTTACTTGCCCAGCGCCGCCTGGGCGCGCTGCAGCCACTCGCGGTTGTGTTCGCGGGCATGGCGCGGCCAGTGACGGGCATCGTGGACGATTTCGGCATACAGCTCGCGCGCGCGTTCGCGGTCGGCGGCGTCGGGCTGCGTTGCCAGCCAGTCGGCGAACAGGCAGCGCGGCGCGACGTCGCTGGCGCTGGTCAGGGCCTGCTCGAACGCGGCGCGCGTGCCGGGCGCGCCGGTGGCAGCCAGCGCGCGAGCATACAGCAAGGCGGGGTCGGGCTGCTGGCGCGCGTGCGGGCTGGCGGCGAACAGCTTCTCCAGCGTCACCAGCGCGGCGGACGCGTCGCCGTTGGCGAACTGCGCCTGGGCCAGCCCCTGCAGCAGCGCCGGATCGGACGCGAACGGGCCGTTGGCCGCGGCCTGGTAGTGCTGCAGCGCCTCGGCCGGCTCGCCGGCTTCGAGCAGTGCGGCGCCCAGGCGCATGCGGTGCGCCACGGTCGGGGCACGGTCAAAGTCGGCGCGGGCCTCGCGCACCGCCCGGTTGGGATCGACCAGCTGCGAAATGGCGCGCGTGGCCACGCGTGCGCCGCGCGACTGGCGCAGCTCGGGCAGGAAGATCGCAAAGAAGTAGACCACGCTGCCCAGCCCCGGGAACAAAAACAGAATCAGCAACCAGTACATGTTCTGGTGCGTGCGCACCGCATGCACGGCGAAAAACAACGCAACGATGATATGGAGGCTGATGCCGAAGATACGCATGGATAAGTCACCCTGTGAGGTCACCCTTTGAGGTCACCGGTGGAGCAATGGCCAGCGCCGAAGCACTGGCCGCCGGCATTTTGACAGAATGGCGGCGGCGCGATTCCCACGACTCATGCATTCAGCCCGGAATGCCCGCACCGGCCGGCTGCAGCCCCGCCACCGCCTGCGGCGTGAGCACCGCTTCGCCTTTCACCGCGCGCGCCACCAGCGCATCGGCGGCGTCGATGGCAATGCGCTGCTCGGCATACCAGTCTTCGTCGTAGTAGGTATTGCCATAGCGGTCGCCGCTGTCGCACAACAGGGCGACGACGGACCCGGCCTGCCCTGCCGCTTGCATCTGCTGCGCCAGGTACAGCACGCCGACGAAGTTGGTGCCGGTCGAGCCGCCGACGCGGCGGCCGAAGCGCTTTGCCAGGTAGCGCATGGCGGCGAACGACAGCGCATCGGGCACCTTCAGCATGGCGTCGATGCAGCTGGGGATGAACGAACGCTCCACGCGCGGCCGGCCGATGCCCTCGATGCGCGAACCGGTCGGCAGGGCCAGGTCCGGTTCCGGCTTGCCCGCCAGGGAGCTGCGGAAATAATCAAAGAACACCGAGTTCTCCGGGTCGGCGCACAGCACGCGCGTCTTGTAACGGCGGTAGGCAACGTAGCGGCCAAGCGTCGCGATCGTGCCCCCGGTGCCGCCGCTCGATACCAGCCACGCCGGCACCGGGTGCTCCTCCTCGGCCATCTGCTTGAAGATGGACTCGGCGATATTGTTGTTGGCGCGCCAGTCGGTGGCACGTTCGGCGTAGGTGAACTGGTCCATGAAATGGCCGCCGGTTTCCTGCGCGATGCGGTGCGACGCGGCATAGATCTCCGACGGGCTGTCGACCAGGTGGCAGCGCCCGCCATAGAACTCGATCGCCTCGACCTTGGCGCGCGAGGTGCCTGCCGGGATCACCGCCACGAACGGCAGCCCCAGCAGCCTGGCAAAATACGCCTCGGAGATCGCGGTCGAGCCGCTGGACGCCTCCACCACCGTGCTGCCCTCATGCAGCCAGCCGTTGCACAGCGCGTACAGGAACAGCGAGCGCGCCAGCCGGTGCTTCAGGCTGCCGGTCGGGTGGCTGGATTCGTCCTTGAAGTAGAAGCGGATGTCGGGATAGCCCGGCAGATCCAGCGGGATCAGGTGGGTATCCGCGGAGCGGTTGAAATCCGCCTCGATCTTGCGGATGGCTTCATGGGTCCAGTCGGAAAGTGGCATGGCGGCTTGCGGGCGCGGTGGCCGGGCATTGAGACAGGCCGTCAGCATGCCAGAAGCGACCACGGGCGGCAAAAATACATCCCCGCGCCGGCCCGCAAGCCGGCGGCTGACGGCAGGGCCGCAAGCTTACCGGTAGACCAGCACCGGGATCTTGCTGTGCGTCAGCACCTTCAGGGTCTCGCTGCCGATCAGCAGCCCCTGAACCCCGCGTCGCCCGTGCGAGGCCATCACGATCAGGTCGCAGTCTTTTTCTTCGGCCGCATTGATGATGGCTTCGTAGGGATGGTCGTTGACGGCGTACGTGGTATCGCACTTCACGCCTGCGCCGCCGGCCTCGTCGGCCAGGCCGCGCAGGTAGCGGGTGGCATCTTCCCACGCCTGCTTCACATAGGTCTCGCGCGTGTCTTCCAGCATTTCGACCTGGTAGGTCAGCACATGGTAGTTCGGACAGACGCGCACCGCGGTGATCCGCGCCCCCGTTTCCCGCGCCAGCACGATCGCCTTGCGGAATGCCGATTCAGACAGGTCGGAGCCATCGACCGCCAGCAGGAGATGCTTGAACATGATTGCCTCCTCGCTCGCCTATTGCGCTCACTTTCGATGTGTCATCGCCTTGCGGCCGAAAGTGTGAGCCGCAAGGCGCACGGCAAGGAGCGACCGATACCCCCGGTTTCGAATGATTCGTCACTCGATTGCAGTATAGGGCGCCATGACCCACGGCAATACGGGATACCTCACGCGCGCGATGCACCAAAAATGAGGAAGCCGGACTACGCCACCAAGGCGCGCCACAGCGCCAGCTTCTGCTCGAAATTGCGCGCCGCGTGCGCCGGGCTGGACGAAGGCAGCACCACCGTCTGATAGCCCTGCCCGGCAAACTGCGGCGCGAAGCGGCCGGAAGTGCCGCCATTGAAGCCGACGCGCTCGAGCGCGGGCGCCAGCTGGCGCAGCCGCGTGAAGTCGTTGGCCTGCGGATAGCGGATATTGCTGTCGAGGCTGCCCTCGCGCATGCATGCGCCGAGCACGTCCCAGACGCCGATGCGGTGCGCCAGCAGCCGCCCCAGCCGTTCGGCATAGGGCAGCGCCGGCAGCGGTTCGCCGGTCAGTGCGGCCATCAGCGGCCAGAACTGGTTGCGGGGATGGGCGTAGTACTGGCGCGCGGCCAGCGAGGCGGCGCCGGGGAAGCTGCCCAGCACCAGCACGCGGGTGTGGGTGTCGATGACGGGCGGCAGGCCCTGGTGCAGGTCGGTCTGGGACGGTATGGTGTCTGGCATGGCAGAAACGCAGCGGCCCCGACTACCTGCTTCGGGGCCGCTGCGTCAGTCGCCGGCCGTCAGGCCAGCAGCTTGTTGACGCGCTGCACGTAGGCGGCCGGGTCTTCCAGCATGCCGCCTTCGGCCAGCAGCGCCTGGTCGAACAGCACCTGCAGGCGGTCGCTGAACGCATCCCCTTCCGGCAAATCGCGCAGCTTCCTCACCAGCGCATGTTCCGGATTCAGTTCCAGGATCGGCTGGGCGTCCGGCGCCTTCTGCCCCGCCTGCTTCAGCAGGCGCTGCAGGTAGCCGCTCATGTCGCCCTCGTCCGACACCAGGCACGATGCCGATTCCGTCAGGCGCAGCGTCACGCGCACGTCCTTGGCCTTGCCTTCCAGCACTGCCTTGGCGCGCTCGACCACGTCCTTCCAGTCGGCCTCGGCCTTTTCCTGCTCGGCCTTCTCGGCTTCGTCGGCAAGCTTGCCCAGGTCGAGGTCGCCGCGCGCCACCGACACCAGTTCCTTGCCGTCGAATTCACGCAGGAACGACAGCATCCACTCGTCGACGCGGTCGGTCAGCAGCAGGACTTCGATGCCCTTCTTGCGGAACACTTCCAGGTGCGGGCTGTTCTTGCCCGCGGACCAGGTATCGGCCGTGACGTAGTAGATCTTGTCCTGCCCTTCCTTCATGCGGCCGACATAGGCGGCGAGCGACACGTTCTGCTCGGCGGTGTCGTTGTGCGTCGAGGCAAAGCGCAGCAGCCTGGCCACGCGTTCCTGGTTGGCCTGGTCCTCGCCGGCGCCTTCCTTCAGCGCCTGGCCGAACTGCTGCCAGAAGGTGTCGTACTTGGCGCGTTCGGCTTCATCCTCGCTGTCGGCCAGCGCTTCCAGCATCGACAGCACGCGCTTGGTGCAGCCCTCGCGGATCGCCTTGACGTCGCGGCTTTCCTGCAGCAGTTCGCGCGATACGTTCAGCGGCAGGTCGGCGGAATCGACCACGCCCTTGACCCAGCGCAGGTAGCCCGGCAGCAGCTGCTCGGCGTCGTCCATGATGAAGACGCGCTTGACGTACAGCTTAAGGCCGGCCTTGTGGTTGCGGTCCCACAGGTCGAACGGTGCGCGCGCCGGGATGTACAGCAGCTGCGTGTATTCGCTGCGGCCTTCGACGCGGTTGTGGGTCCATGCCAGCGGCGCCTCGTTGTCATGCGCGATATGCTGGTAGAACGCGGTGTACTGCTCGTCGGAAATATCGGACTTGTTGCGGGTCCACAGCGCGCTGGCCTGGTTGACGCTTTCCCACTCGTCGGTGCGCTTGTAGGTGCTCGACTCGGCGTCCCACACTTCCTTGGGCATGCGGATCGGCAGCGAGATGTGGTCCGAGTACTTCTGGATGATGCTCTTCAGGCGCCAGGCCGACAGGAAATCGTCTTCGCCCTCGCGCAGGTGCAGCGTGATGGTGGTGCCGCGCTCGACGCGCGAGATCGCATCGACGCTGAACTCGCCGTCGCCAGTGCTTTCCCAGCGTACCGCTTCCTCGGCGCCCACGCCGGCGCGGCGGGTTTCCACCGTGACCTTGTCGGCGACGATAAAGGCCGAGTAGAAGCCGACGCCGAACTGGCCGATCAGCGCGGCGTCCTTCTGCTGGTCGCCGGAAAGCTGCTGGAAGAATTCCTTGGTGCCCGACCGGGCGATGGTGCCGAGATTGCGGATCGCTTCGTCGCGGCTCATGCCGATGCCGTTGTCGGTGATCGTCAGCGTGCGCGCCGTGGCGTCGGCCTCGATGCGGATGGCCAGGTCGGCGTCGTTTTCCAGCAGGGAAGGATTCGCGATCGCCTCGAAGCGCAGCTTGTCAGTGGCGTCCGAAGCATTCGATACCAGCTCGCGCAGGAAGATTTCCTTGTTGCTGTACAGCGAGTGGATCATCAGGTGCAGCAGTTGCTTCACTTCCGCCTGGAAGCTCATCGTCTCGTGCGGTGCGGTCATGGTTCTCCTCTTGAATCTCGAAAACAGGCGAATCTGGGGTGGTCGGGTGGCCGTCGGGGGCCGGTGACGCCAGAAATAGGGCCGCCCGGGCCATTTTTCAAGGCCCGGGGAATGTAACGGGTGCAGCAAGAAGGCGGCTCAGCGCCGTTCCAGCTGGCGCGCCAGGAAGCGCAGCATGTCCGGGTCGCCGCTGCTGGCGACGTTGAAGCGCATCCACCCCGACGGCATCTGCGACGGCGAGAACAGGCTGCCCGGGGCGAACAAATAGCCCTCTTCATGCCCGGCGGTGGCGATGGCATTGGTATCGCGCCCGGTATCGGCCCACAGGTACATGCCAGCGTGCTGGCCCGGGAACAGGCGCAGGCCCAGCCGCTCCAGCTCGCGCCGGGTGTCGTCGCGGGCGCGGTCCAGCCGGGTGCGCACGCGCTCGACATGCTTGCGGTAGTGCCCCTCGGTCAGCACCTTGTACAGCACCCGCTCGTTGATCTCGGGCGAGGCCAGTCCCGCCAGCAGCTTGCTGTCGGTCAGCGCCGACGCCATCTCCGGCGGCGCGGCGATAAAGCCCACGCGCAGGTTGGCCGCCAGCGTCTTGGAAAAGCTGCCCAGGTAGATCACCCGGCGCAACTGATCCAGGCTGGCCAGCCGGGTCGCGGCGTGGCCAGGCGGGCACAGGTCGCAATAGATATCGTCCTCGACGATCAGGAAGTCGTACTGCTCGGCCAGCTTCAGCAGCTGGAAGGCCTTGGCGGCGGACAGCGAGGTCCCGGTCGGGTTGTGCAGCACCGAGTTGATGACGAACAGCTTCGGGCGCCGCGCCTGCACGATGCGCTCCAGCGCCTCCAGGTCCGGCCCCTCGGCGGTGTAAGGCACGCCGATCACCTGCGCACCCTGCGCGGCAAAACGGGCGAACATCACGAACCACGCCGGGTCCCCGACCAGCACGGCATCGCCGGGCTGCAGGTAGAGCCGGGCGATCAGGTCGAGTGCCTGGGTGATGCCGGAGGTCAGCACGATCTGCTCGGCGCCGGCGCCGATCTCCAGTTCCTCCAGCCGGGTGCGCAGTTGCTGGCGCAGCGGCAGGAAGCCCTGCGGCGTGCCGCTGGCCAGGAAATGGTTGCCCGGCTGGCGGCCCAGCCCGCGCAGCGCGCTGGCGATCAGTTCGCCATCGAGCCATTCGTTGGGCAGGAAGCCCAGCCCCGGCGCCTTGTGTGCCTCGGCGGTATGGAACATGCTGCGCAGCAGCCAGGTGACGTCGATATTGCGCGACTCGGCCACATTGGACGACACCGCCGCGGCCGGCGCCGCCGGCGCGCGCTCGCGCACGTAGAAGCCCGAGCCCCGGCGCGATTCCAGGTAGCCGAGCGCCACCAGCCGCTCATAGGCCTCGACCACGGTAAAGCGCGAGATGCCTTTTTCCTGCGCCAGCTGTCGGATCGACGGCATGCGCATGCCGGCTCGGAACACGCGTTCGTCGATGCGCATGCGGGCCCATTCGGTCAGCTGCTCGACCAGCGTCATCTGCGCCGACGGGATCGGGTCGGGCAGGCGCTCGGTAGGCGGCAACACCAGGCGCAGCGGGCGTCCGCCGGCCTGGGCGGAGGTCACGCGGGCGCCACTTGCGCCAGGCTGACTGGGGATCGCGGGGGTGGTGTCCGCGTCCCGGGTGTTCGCATCCATGTGCTGCTCCTGCAACTGTACTGAAGACGATCCGCAGAACTGTACCGGTACTGTACCGACTACCTTGTCTACCATCAAGCCACGATGAAGCTAGCCGTACCAACAAGCACAAGCATCCCCAAGGAGACACCGATGTCCGCGACCCGCAAGCGTTTCGACCACGATCCCTACCTCGATCACTGCGCCGCTACCGTGCTGGCGGCCAGCGCGGAAGGCATCGAGCTGGACGAGACCGTCTGCTACGCACGCAGCGGCGGGCAGGCCGGTGACACCGCCACGCTGGCACTTCCCGACGGCCGCACCGTGACCATCGTCGACACGATCTATGCCCAAGACCGCAGCCGCATCCTGCATATACCTGCGCCGGACGCCGCGCTGCCACGCGTGGGCGAGCGCGTCACGGTCACCATCGACTGGGCGCGCCGCCACCGGCTGATGCGCCTGCACACCTGCCTGCACCTGCTGGGCTCGCTGATCCCGGTGCCGGTGACCGGCTGCGGCATCTCGCCGGACTCGGCGCGGATCGACTTCGACCTGCCGGAATCGACGCTGGAAAAGGCCGACCTGACCGAGCGCCTGAACGCGCTGATCCGCGCGGAAACGGCGGTGCGGATCACGCTGATCACGCCGCAGGAGCTGGCCGCGCAGCCGGAACTGGTGCGCACCATCGGCGCGGCGCCGCCGGCGGGAACGTCGAGCATCCGCATCGTCGAGATCCCCGGCGTCGACCGCCAGCCCTGTGGCGGCACGCATGTGGGCAATACCAGCGAGATCGGCACCGTGGCGGTAACCAAGATCGAGAAGAAGAGCCGCACCAACCGCCGCGTGGTGGTGGCGTTCGCATGACCGCCGTGACTTCTGGCCTGCTCACCGGCCTGAGCGCCGCGCAGTTCCTGG comes from the Cupriavidus sp. P-10 genome and includes:
- a CDS encoding PLP-dependent cysteine synthase family protein, which produces MPLSDWTHEAIRKIEADFNRSADTHLIPLDLPGYPDIRFYFKDESSHPTGSLKHRLARSLFLYALCNGWLHEGSTVVEASSGSTAISEAYFARLLGLPFVAVIPAGTSRAKVEAIEFYGGRCHLVDSPSEIYAASHRIAQETGGHFMDQFTYAERATDWRANNNIAESIFKQMAEEEHPVPAWLVSSGGTGGTIATLGRYVAYRRYKTRVLCADPENSVFFDYFRSSLAGKPEPDLALPTGSRIEGIGRPRVERSFIPSCIDAMLKVPDALSFAAMRYLAKRFGRRVGGSTGTNFVGVLYLAQQMQAAGQAGSVVALLCDSGDRYGNTYYDEDWYAEQRIAIDAADALVARAVKGEAVLTPQAVAGLQPAGAGIPG
- a CDS encoding universal stress protein, giving the protein MFKHLLLAVDGSDLSESAFRKAIVLARETGARITAVRVCPNYHVLTYQVEMLEDTRETYVKQAWEDATRYLRGLADEAGGAGVKCDTTYAVNDHPYEAIINAAEEKDCDLIVMASHGRRGVQGLLIGSETLKVLTHSKIPVLVYR
- a CDS encoding DNA-deoxyinosine glycosylase translates to MPDTIPSQTDLHQGLPPVIDTHTRVLVLGSFPGAASLAARQYYAHPRNQFWPLMAALTGEPLPALPYAERLGRLLAHRIGVWDVLGACMREGSLDSNIRYPQANDFTRLRQLAPALERVGFNGGTSGRFAPQFAGQGYQTVVLPSSSPAHAARNFEQKLALWRALVA
- the htpG gene encoding molecular chaperone HtpG; translated protein: MTAPHETMSFQAEVKQLLHLMIHSLYSNKEIFLRELVSNASDATDKLRFEAIANPSLLENDADLAIRIEADATARTLTITDNGIGMSRDEAIRNLGTIARSGTKEFFQQLSGDQQKDAALIGQFGVGFYSAFIVADKVTVETRRAGVGAEEAVRWESTGDGEFSVDAISRVERGTTITLHLREGEDDFLSAWRLKSIIQKYSDHISLPIRMPKEVWDAESSTYKRTDEWESVNQASALWTRNKSDISDEQYTAFYQHIAHDNEAPLAWTHNRVEGRSEYTQLLYIPARAPFDLWDRNHKAGLKLYVKRVFIMDDAEQLLPGYLRWVKGVVDSADLPLNVSRELLQESRDVKAIREGCTKRVLSMLEALADSEDEAERAKYDTFWQQFGQALKEGAGEDQANQERVARLLRFASTHNDTAEQNVSLAAYVGRMKEGQDKIYYVTADTWSAGKNSPHLEVFRKKGIEVLLLTDRVDEWMLSFLREFDGKELVSVARGDLDLGKLADEAEKAEQEKAEADWKDVVERAKAVLEGKAKDVRVTLRLTESASCLVSDEGDMSGYLQRLLKQAGQKAPDAQPILELNPEHALVRKLRDLPEGDAFSDRLQVLFDQALLAEGGMLEDPAAYVQRVNKLLA
- a CDS encoding aminotransferase-like domain-containing protein; its protein translation is MDANTRDADTTPAIPSQPGASGARVTSAQAGGRPLRLVLPPTERLPDPIPSAQMTLVEQLTEWARMRIDERVFRAGMRMPSIRQLAQEKGISRFTVVEAYERLVALGYLESRRGSGFYVRERAPAAPAAAVSSNVAESRNIDVTWLLRSMFHTAEAHKAPGLGFLPNEWLDGELIASALRGLGRQPGNHFLASGTPQGFLPLRQQLRTRLEELEIGAGAEQIVLTSGITQALDLIARLYLQPGDAVLVGDPAWFVMFARFAAQGAQVIGVPYTAEGPDLEALERIVQARRPKLFVINSVLHNPTGTSLSAAKAFQLLKLAEQYDFLIVEDDIYCDLCPPGHAATRLASLDQLRRVIYLGSFSKTLAANLRVGFIAAPPEMASALTDSKLLAGLASPEINERVLYKVLTEGHYRKHVERVRTRLDRARDDTRRELERLGLRLFPGQHAGMYLWADTGRDTNAIATAGHEEGYLFAPGSLFSPSQMPSGWMRFNVASSGDPDMLRFLARQLERR